A single genomic interval of Stieleria maiorica harbors:
- a CDS encoding PQQ-binding-like beta-propeller repeat protein yields MTTEIDSPQAENGDPVPESSPSDAAVTAPRTTLRWWPAVLLLAAMFALRMIPSVMEAPGLPLMMLSFMGPAALGILLLFWWCFASRASLREKMVGTAAVILIAAVSIAVLHFSLQGVFAVVLVLPTGLAAFALGLVVMSRNARWRLPIALLLSLVTFGYWDLRQNEGATGAFRTQLLWRWQPTAEQRYLEELAERQQRPTPLSDTTAITLASAPWPAFRGSDRSGVVRGVTLDADWDRSPPKSLWKQKIGPGWSSFSVAQDRLFTQEQRGELEAVICLDATTGQLIWEFTYPSRFWEAIAGAGPRATPTIADEGLFALGADGILLCLDAVTGGELWRRDLKQDADRSPPTWGFSASPLVTDSLVIVHAGGADDKGLFAYHAETGEIAWSVASGNHSYSSAQLATFFDQRGVLMLSNDGLQFVGVEDGRTIWQHEWALENYRTLQPLVVGSTIFFTTSTQEGTRRLTVSRGDDGSWNIADDWTSRDLKSDYNDYVYFEGNLYGFDGGIFTCVDAETGQRHWKRGRYGNGQCILLADSGQLLVATERGEVALVDASPEKLNELNKLQAIEGKTWNHPVLIENRLYIRNAQEVACFELALAGGGVAEE; encoded by the coding sequence ATGACGACCGAAATCGATTCTCCGCAAGCGGAAAACGGCGATCCCGTCCCTGAATCCTCGCCGTCGGACGCGGCGGTCACGGCACCACGAACGACGCTGCGTTGGTGGCCGGCAGTCCTGTTGCTCGCCGCGATGTTCGCCCTCCGAATGATTCCGTCAGTGATGGAAGCCCCCGGCTTGCCGTTGATGATGCTTTCGTTCATGGGGCCAGCCGCGCTGGGAATTCTGCTCCTGTTCTGGTGGTGTTTTGCGAGCCGAGCGTCATTGCGTGAAAAGATGGTCGGCACGGCTGCGGTGATTCTGATCGCAGCGGTCTCGATCGCGGTGCTTCATTTTTCGCTTCAAGGTGTGTTTGCCGTCGTGCTGGTGCTCCCGACCGGCTTAGCCGCGTTCGCACTTGGTCTGGTGGTAATGTCACGCAACGCCCGGTGGCGATTACCGATCGCATTGCTGCTTTCGTTGGTCACCTTCGGCTATTGGGATTTGCGTCAGAACGAAGGCGCGACAGGCGCGTTCCGAACACAGTTGCTGTGGCGATGGCAACCGACCGCCGAGCAGCGTTACCTTGAAGAACTTGCGGAACGTCAACAGCGCCCAACGCCGCTCTCGGACACGACGGCGATCACCTTGGCATCCGCCCCGTGGCCCGCCTTTCGCGGCTCGGATCGCAGCGGAGTGGTTCGCGGGGTGACGCTCGATGCCGATTGGGACCGCTCGCCGCCCAAGTCGCTGTGGAAACAAAAAATCGGTCCCGGCTGGTCCTCGTTCAGCGTCGCCCAGGATCGGCTGTTCACCCAGGAACAGCGGGGTGAACTGGAAGCCGTGATCTGCTTGGATGCCACGACGGGACAGCTGATTTGGGAGTTCACCTATCCGAGTCGGTTTTGGGAAGCGATTGCCGGAGCCGGACCGCGGGCGACGCCGACGATCGCCGACGAAGGACTTTTTGCGCTCGGGGCCGACGGCATTCTGTTGTGTCTCGATGCAGTCACGGGAGGAGAACTCTGGCGGCGTGATTTGAAACAGGACGCCGATCGAAGCCCACCGACCTGGGGCTTTTCTGCCTCGCCACTGGTGACCGATTCGCTGGTGATCGTTCATGCCGGGGGAGCGGATGACAAGGGATTGTTTGCCTACCACGCGGAAACAGGTGAGATCGCATGGTCCGTCGCCTCGGGGAATCACAGCTACAGTTCGGCCCAGCTGGCGACATTTTTTGATCAACGCGGCGTGCTGATGCTCAGCAACGACGGGCTTCAGTTCGTCGGCGTGGAGGACGGCCGAACGATTTGGCAACACGAGTGGGCCTTGGAAAACTATCGCACCCTTCAACCACTCGTCGTCGGTTCGACGATTTTTTTCACGACCAGCACACAAGAAGGCACGCGACGTCTGACGGTTTCACGCGGCGACGATGGTTCATGGAACATTGCCGACGACTGGACGTCTCGCGATCTGAAATCCGATTACAACGACTATGTCTATTTCGAAGGAAATCTTTACGGATTTGACGGCGGGATCTTCACATGTGTCGACGCCGAGACCGGGCAGCGTCACTGGAAACGCGGACGCTACGGCAACGGCCAATGCATCCTGTTGGCCGATTCCGGACAATTGCTCGTCGCGACCGAACGTGGTGAGGTCGCGCTCGTGGATGCATCACCGGAAAAACTGAACGAACTTAATAAGCTTCAGGCGATCGAAGGTAAGACTTGGAATCATCCCGTGCTGATCGAAAACCGTCTCTACATTCGCAACGCCCAGGAAGTCGCGTGTTTTGAATTGGCTTTGGCCGGGGGAGGCGTCGCGGAAGAGTAA
- a CDS encoding DUF2341 domain-containing protein: MPAPPNDRVFDFYLLEDRILLSADGFDAADSAPHADVELLDAIMAQLLASDSAASADPLIGIDHFDSNVTDDTADSTGLIEPAAYDPSRRLEVVFVDAGVEDADVLLAGLRDSAADGTQWSIVRLSSDEDGIAQITRALDQLSGVDAVHLLSHASGEGIQLGNTRLDMNSATAHAGSIARWAGALDADADLLIYGCDLASSDSGRDLIETLAAVCDCDVAASDDLTGHQTLGGDWELEYAVGTIETQIAFESDATHSWQHVFATVDVTFQEGVNGYTGTQDTDFNGDSPNSSYGNDASIAVDDDHNNGFASVGLLRFDSIFGNGPGQIPLGSTIVSASLTINGVGAGTAGGTLSLHEMLTAWDESSTYNSLGSGLQAGTEYVAAADGSITDLSSLGLYTITGLEDALQTWSDGGTNYGWALFNDNANGFDFDSSEEANASLRPELSIQYIAPNSAPVLTASSPNGLFTENGAPIYDAYATVTDSDSADFDGGDLTVTITTNATANDRLEIRNVGTGPGQISTSGSNVYYEGNLIGTFSGGVGTTALTVNLNANADVTAVQGLARAIAFNNVSENPSTATRIISAVLSDGDGGTSAASNINMYISAVNDAPVAADDNYSVDEEVALSVDWFDTAWTARQTLTFDNSGQTEALTDFPVLVVLNSGNIDYAKTQDDGADLRFFDSDGTALAYEIEEWNESGDSYVWVRVPQIDASSSSDGITMYYGNASATAGQDPTAVWNGDYTLVHHLQETSGTHLDSTSNGLSAVNTGSDQNATGLVSGANNLDGNDYLTVAHDASLDVGGEITVSALIYANAGGMSGWDLVLNKGTTGSNQTYFFGLNGDEVSFGLRNGADWPDVESAVNLTTETWYAIAATFNDATDEVKLYVDGVEVATGTITQSMVNNTDDLTIGNSQYGEYFDGIIDEVRIYNTVQSADWIAAQSLSMRNDLGSEFVSFGGEQSVPATGGVLVNDSDADGDAVTVSLVAGPSNAASFTLRPDGTFNYTPIGDFSGVDTFTYKTNDGTTDSNVATVTITVNPVNDDPIITSDGGGASAAVNVFENGVYVSTVTATDADLPADTLTYSISGGLDAAKFTIDSSTGVLEFVSASDFESPTDNGGDNVYDVIVQVSDGTSTDSQSIAVTVTDVADGGQYLDLFDADAYNNSDGTQTWSDTWVDSEDGNATIGSIKVSGGELRVIANNVNDSIYRQVDLSTATSAALDFSFDNDLTGDRTILVQVSGDGGLNYDTLATLDAATNTGTGTLSFDISAYTAADTRVRFIVTAIGGGGPGGNVQLDNVQISYTPNSPPTITSDGAGATASVNVAENGTAVTTVTATDGDAQTLTYSIIGGADSTKFAIDPNSGALTFASAPDFESPTDSGGNNVYDVTVQVSDGITTDTQAVAVTVTDVNESPSVATNTGATVLEGSTGNAITTAMLNEGDVDDSGAGLTYTITDVTDNGTMYLAGFGALGLNDTFTQADIDAGDVTYDHDGSETTSDAFSFSLADGGENGATAATGTFNFTVTAVNDAPAEASIEGAALAYTENGGPVAITSTLALSDSDDTNLESAVVQITGNYANGQDVLTFVDQNGISGVWNAGSGTLTLTGTATVAQYQAALRSITYTNTSDNPSTATRTVSFTVNDGDVDSNTQTRDISIAATNDDPTGTGLPSDITVTEDVSSNVDLSALNLSDVDANSGNLTVTLSTSTGGNLSAIPGGGVTVGGSGTGTLTLTGTLSDLNTFLDAPANVQYLHGTPHTFGNDADTIQVVINDGGNTGSGGGTDQTVGTVNVDITAVNDEQVLATNTGDTVAEGSTGNTVTTAMLETTDVDNTDSQLVYTVDAVPTNGTLYRNGVALNVSDTFTQADIDAGLISYDHDGSDTVSDSFDFTVDDGVGTTTSSTFNWTVTAGNDAPIEASTEGTTLAYTENDGAVAITSTLALSDSDDTNLESAVVQITGNYANGQDVLTFVDQTGISGVWNAGSGTLTLTGTATVAQYQAALRSITYTNTSDNPSTATRTVSFTVNDGDVDSNTQTRDISIAATNDDPTGTGLPSDIAVTEDVSSNVDLSALNLNDVDANSGNLTVTLSTSTGGNLSASSGGGVTVGGSGSGTLTLTGTLSDLNTFLDTPANVQYLHGTPHTFGNDADTIQVVVNDGGNTGSGGGTDQTVGTVNVDITAVNDEQVLAANTGDTVTEGSTGNTVTTAMLETTDVDNTDSQLVYTVDAVPTNGTLYRNGVALNVSDTFTQADIDAGLISYDHDGSNTTSDSFDFTVDDGAGTTTSSTFNWTVTAANDAPVEASIEGTTLAYTENDGAVVITSTLALSDSDDTNLESAIVQITGNYANGQDVLAFVDQNGISGVWNAGSGTLTLTGTATVAQYQAALRSITYTNTSDNPSTATRTVSFTVNDGDVDSNTQTRNISIAATNDDPAGTGLPSDITVTEDVSSNVDLSALNLSDVDANSGNLTVTLSTSTGGNLSASSGGGVTVGGNGTGTLTLTGTLTDLNTFLDTPANVQYLHGTPHTFGDDADTIQVVVNDGGNTGSGGGTDQTIGTVNVDITAVNDEQVLATNTGDTVTEGSTGNTVTTAMLETTDVDNTDSQLVYTVDTVPTNGTLYRNGVALNVSDTFTQADIDAGLISYDHDGSNTTSDSFDFTVDDGVGTTTSSTFNWTVTASNAAPVATGESFTVNIGETLTVGVSSVIFNDSDVDGDSLAIVLVAAPTNGSFTLDPGGNFTYTPNPGFFGQDSFLYQVTDGTLLSNVAEAVLEVPLALLATSGTTETSSETEPEPEPETEDFTEPESDPPSEIESQGEESTDPSDATETTSPAGDVVPAVVMDGSGDKAGGDANRTSGAGNGGDDTGLPNEVMALEAERQLYGIYAASEEASSLTMGYSPELQQLERLLRQDLQQAIVWTQWDEAPEDDENQMTVMVGAAGAGMSVFSIGYVFWALRGGTLMTVFASSLPAWRFIDPIAMLSAYRSSKPGFDEGLDGLIK, from the coding sequence TTGCCTGCACCACCCAACGACCGCGTGTTCGACTTCTACCTGCTGGAAGACCGGATTCTGCTCAGCGCAGACGGTTTCGACGCGGCAGATTCTGCGCCCCACGCGGATGTTGAGCTTCTCGATGCGATAATGGCCCAGTTGCTCGCATCGGATTCGGCCGCCAGTGCCGACCCGTTAATCGGAATCGATCACTTCGATTCGAACGTAACAGACGATACGGCGGATTCGACCGGGCTGATCGAGCCCGCGGCGTACGATCCATCGCGCCGACTGGAAGTCGTCTTCGTCGATGCAGGAGTCGAAGATGCAGACGTACTGTTGGCCGGGCTGAGAGACAGTGCGGCCGACGGCACCCAATGGTCGATCGTGCGTCTATCCTCCGACGAAGACGGCATTGCCCAGATCACGCGGGCGTTGGACCAGTTGTCCGGCGTCGATGCGGTCCATCTGCTCAGTCATGCCAGCGGCGAAGGGATTCAGCTGGGCAACACAAGATTGGACATGAACTCGGCGACGGCGCACGCCGGTTCGATCGCCCGTTGGGCAGGCGCGCTCGACGCGGATGCCGACCTTTTGATCTACGGTTGCGATCTGGCGTCATCCGATAGCGGGCGGGATTTGATCGAGACCTTGGCCGCGGTCTGCGACTGTGACGTCGCGGCAAGCGATGATTTGACGGGGCATCAGACACTCGGCGGCGACTGGGAACTCGAGTATGCGGTGGGAACGATCGAAACCCAGATCGCGTTCGAATCGGACGCGACGCATTCCTGGCAGCACGTTTTTGCGACGGTAGATGTAACGTTCCAGGAGGGCGTTAACGGCTACACCGGGACGCAGGACACCGACTTCAACGGAGACTCTCCGAACTCCTCCTATGGCAATGACGCTTCGATCGCCGTCGACGACGACCACAACAACGGGTTCGCGAGTGTCGGATTGCTCCGCTTCGACAGCATCTTCGGCAACGGCCCCGGGCAAATCCCGCTGGGGTCGACCATCGTTTCGGCCAGTCTGACGATCAACGGCGTCGGTGCGGGAACAGCCGGTGGCACGTTGTCTCTTCACGAAATGTTGACCGCTTGGGACGAATCGTCGACCTACAACTCGCTCGGCAGCGGACTGCAGGCAGGCACCGAGTATGTCGCGGCGGCGGACGGTTCGATCACCGATCTTAGCAGTCTGGGCTTGTATACGATCACCGGGTTGGAAGACGCATTGCAAACCTGGTCCGACGGAGGCACCAACTACGGCTGGGCACTGTTCAACGACAACGCCAACGGATTCGACTTTGATAGCTCCGAGGAAGCGAATGCTTCGCTGCGACCTGAATTGTCGATTCAGTACATCGCGCCGAACAGCGCCCCGGTTCTAACCGCATCATCACCCAACGGGCTGTTTACCGAGAACGGTGCTCCCATTTATGACGCCTACGCGACAGTCACGGATTCAGATTCAGCCGACTTTGACGGCGGGGATCTCACGGTCACGATTACGACCAACGCGACCGCCAATGACCGATTGGAAATTCGCAACGTCGGTACAGGCCCAGGTCAGATCAGCACATCCGGATCCAATGTCTACTACGAAGGCAATTTGATCGGAACCTTCAGCGGCGGCGTGGGGACGACCGCGTTGACAGTCAACCTGAATGCCAACGCCGATGTCACCGCCGTCCAGGGACTGGCCAGGGCGATCGCTTTCAACAATGTTTCGGAAAACCCCTCGACGGCGACACGAATCATCAGCGCCGTTCTTTCCGATGGCGACGGCGGAACCAGCGCCGCGTCGAACATCAACATGTACATCTCGGCCGTCAACGACGCCCCGGTCGCCGCCGATGACAACTACAGCGTCGACGAAGAGGTTGCGTTGAGTGTCGACTGGTTCGACACGGCCTGGACCGCACGCCAGACCCTGACCTTCGACAACTCGGGACAGACGGAGGCGCTGACCGATTTCCCCGTCCTGGTCGTGCTGAATTCCGGAAACATTGACTACGCAAAGACCCAGGATGACGGCGCGGACCTGAGGTTCTTCGACTCCGACGGCACGGCGCTGGCCTACGAAATCGAAGAGTGGAACGAATCGGGCGATTCCTATGTCTGGGTCCGCGTCCCACAGATCGATGCCTCCTCGTCGTCTGATGGGATCACGATGTATTACGGCAATGCGTCGGCAACCGCCGGCCAGGACCCGACGGCGGTTTGGAATGGCGACTACACCCTGGTCCATCACCTCCAAGAAACCTCGGGGACGCATCTCGATTCGACCAGCAACGGACTCAGCGCGGTCAACACGGGTTCCGATCAAAACGCCACCGGACTCGTCTCCGGCGCCAACAACCTGGACGGGAACGATTATCTGACCGTCGCGCACGATGCTTCGCTGGACGTCGGCGGCGAGATCACGGTTTCCGCCCTGATTTACGCCAATGCCGGCGGGATGTCCGGCTGGGACTTGGTGCTCAACAAGGGCACGACGGGTTCCAACCAGACCTACTTCTTCGGACTCAACGGCGATGAGGTCTCCTTCGGTCTTCGCAACGGTGCCGACTGGCCGGACGTGGAGTCCGCGGTCAACCTGACGACTGAAACCTGGTACGCCATCGCGGCCACGTTTAATGATGCGACCGATGAAGTGAAGCTTTATGTGGACGGGGTCGAAGTCGCCACGGGAACGATCACCCAGTCGATGGTCAACAACACCGATGACCTGACGATCGGAAACAGCCAGTACGGTGAGTACTTCGATGGCATCATCGATGAAGTGCGGATCTACAACACCGTCCAGTCGGCCGATTGGATCGCCGCCCAAAGCTTGTCGATGAGAAACGACCTCGGCAGCGAATTCGTGTCCTTCGGCGGTGAACAATCGGTGCCCGCGACCGGTGGTGTTCTGGTGAATGACTCCGATGCCGACGGCGATGCAGTGACGGTGTCATTGGTCGCAGGGCCGTCAAACGCAGCCTCCTTCACGCTGCGCCCCGACGGAACCTTCAACTACACGCCCATCGGTGACTTCAGCGGTGTCGACACCTTCACCTACAAAACCAACGACGGCACCACCGACTCCAACGTGGCCACGGTGACCATCACGGTCAATCCGGTCAACGACGACCCGATCATCACTTCCGACGGGGGCGGTGCGTCGGCGGCAGTCAACGTGTTCGAGAACGGCGTGTACGTCTCCACCGTGACCGCCACCGATGCGGACCTGCCTGCCGACACGCTGACCTATTCCATCAGCGGCGGTCTCGATGCGGCGAAATTCACGATCGATTCAAGCACGGGCGTGTTGGAGTTTGTCTCGGCCTCCGACTTTGAATCCCCGACTGACAATGGCGGCGATAACGTCTACGACGTCATCGTCCAAGTCAGCGACGGCACATCGACCGATTCCCAATCGATCGCCGTAACCGTCACCGATGTTGCCGACGGCGGACAATACCTCGACCTGTTTGATGCCGACGCCTACAACAACAGCGACGGGACGCAAACCTGGAGCGACACCTGGGTGGATTCTGAAGACGGCAACGCCACGATCGGGTCCATCAAAGTCTCCGGCGGCGAACTCCGCGTCATCGCAAACAACGTCAATGACAGCATCTACCGCCAAGTTGACCTGAGCACGGCGACCTCTGCCGCGTTGGACTTCTCATTTGACAACGACTTGACCGGTGACCGTACCATCCTCGTCCAAGTCTCCGGCGACGGGGGGCTCAATTACGACACCTTGGCTACCCTGGACGCCGCCACCAATACCGGCACCGGAACGCTCTCGTTTGACATCAGCGCCTACACCGCCGCGGACACCCGCGTCCGCTTTATTGTCACGGCGATCGGCGGAGGCGGCCCGGGGGGCAATGTTCAGCTGGACAACGTCCAAATCAGCTACACTCCTAATTCGCCACCCACGATCACCAGTGACGGCGCGGGCGCCACCGCGTCGGTCAACGTGGCCGAAAACGGGACTGCCGTGACCACCGTGACCGCAACGGATGGCGACGCACAAACGCTGACCTACAGCATCATCGGGGGCGCCGACTCAACCAAGTTCGCGATCGATCCCAACTCCGGCGCGCTGACGTTCGCCTCGGCACCGGATTTCGAGTCGCCCACCGACTCGGGCGGCAACAACGTGTATGACGTCACCGTCCAGGTCTCTGACGGGATTACGACAGACACCCAAGCGGTCGCCGTGACCGTCACCGACGTCAATGAATCACCCAGCGTCGCGACCAACACAGGGGCGACCGTGCTGGAAGGCTCCACCGGCAACGCGATCACCACGGCGATGTTGAACGAAGGCGACGTCGACGATAGCGGCGCCGGGCTGACCTACACGATCACCGACGTCACCGACAACGGCACGATGTATCTGGCCGGTTTCGGCGCGTTGGGACTGAATGACACCTTCACCCAAGCCGACATCGATGCCGGCGACGTGACCTACGACCACGACGGCAGCGAAACGACCAGCGACGCGTTCAGCTTTTCTCTGGCCGACGGGGGTGAAAACGGAGCGACCGCCGCCACGGGCACGTTCAACTTCACCGTCACCGCCGTCAATGATGCTCCGGCCGAAGCATCGATCGAGGGAGCGGCACTGGCCTACACGGAAAACGGTGGCCCGGTGGCGATCACGTCGACGTTGGCACTATCCGACAGCGACGACACGAACCTGGAATCCGCCGTCGTTCAGATCACTGGCAATTACGCCAATGGCCAGGATGTGCTGACCTTCGTCGATCAGAACGGGATCAGCGGCGTTTGGAATGCGGGTAGCGGGACGCTGACCTTGACCGGAACGGCGACCGTCGCCCAGTACCAAGCGGCACTGCGGAGCATCACCTACACCAACACCAGCGACAACCCGTCCACGGCCACTCGAACCGTCTCCTTTACCGTCAACGACGGCGACGTGGACTCCAACACGCAGACCCGCGACATCTCGATCGCCGCGACCAACGACGACCCGACCGGCACGGGGCTGCCGAGTGACATCACGGTCACTGAAGACGTCAGTAGCAACGTCGACCTGTCGGCGCTGAACCTGAGTGACGTCGACGCCAACAGCGGCAACCTGACCGTCACGCTGTCCACTTCGACCGGGGGCAACTTGTCAGCCATTCCCGGCGGTGGCGTCACGGTGGGTGGCTCTGGCACGGGCACGTTGACTTTGACGGGGACGCTGTCCGACTTGAACACGTTCCTGGACGCTCCCGCCAACGTCCAGTATTTGCACGGCACCCCACACACCTTCGGCAACGACGCCGACACGATTCAGGTCGTCATCAACGACGGCGGAAACACCGGATCCGGCGGCGGAACGGACCAAACCGTCGGCACCGTCAACGTCGACATCACCGCAGTTAACGACGAACAGGTCCTGGCGACCAACACGGGGGATACGGTTGCCGAGGGTTCCACCGGCAACACCGTGACCACCGCGATGTTGGAAACGACCGACGTCGACAACACGGATTCACAACTGGTGTACACCGTCGACGCGGTGCCGACCAACGGAACGCTCTATCGAAACGGCGTGGCGTTGAACGTCAGTGACACATTCACACAAGCCGACATCGACGCCGGGTTGATCAGCTACGACCACGACGGCAGCGATACGGTCAGCGATTCATTCGACTTCACCGTCGATGACGGCGTGGGAACGACGACCAGCAGCACCTTCAACTGGACCGTGACGGCTGGCAACGACGCCCCGATCGAAGCATCGACCGAAGGCACGACGCTGGCCTACACCGAAAACGATGGCGCGGTGGCGATCACGTCGACGTTGGCACTATCCGACAGCGATGATACGAACCTGGAATCCGCCGTCGTTCAAATCACGGGCAATTACGCAAACGGGCAGGATGTTCTGACCTTTGTCGACCAAACCGGGATCAGCGGCGTTTGGAATGCGGGTAGCGGAACGCTGACCCTGACCGGAACGGCGACGGTCGCCCAGTACCAAGCGGCACTGCGGAGCATCACCTACACCAACACCAGCGACAACCCGTCCACCGCGACACGCACCGTTTCGTTCACGGTCAACGACGGCGACGTGGATTCCAACACGCAAACCCGCGACATCTCGATCGCCGCGACCAACGACGACCCGACCGGAACGGGGCTACCGAGCGACATCGCGGTGACCGAAGACGTCAGCAGCAACGTCGACCTGTCGGCTCTGAACCTGAATGACGTCGACGCGAACAGCGGCAATCTGACCGTCACGCTGTCCACTTCGACCGGGGGCAACTTGTCAGCCAGTTCCGGCGGTGGCGTCACGGTGGGTGGATCTGGCTCGGGCACGTTGACTTTGACGGGGACGCTGTCCGACTTGAACACGTTCCTGGACACACCGGCGAACGTCCAGTATTTGCACGGCACCCCACACACCTTCGGCAACGACGCCGATACGATCCAAGTCGTCGTCAACGACGGTGGCAATACGGGCTCCGGCGGCGGAACGGACCAAACCGTCGGCACCGTCAACGTCGACATCACCGCCGTCAACGACGAACAAGTGTTGGCGGCCAACACGGGTGATACGGTCACCGAGGGTTCCACCGGCAACACCGTGACCACCGCGATGTTGGAAACCACCGATGTCGACAACACGGATTCACAACTGGTGTACACCGTCGACGCGGTCCCGACCAACGGAACGCTCTATCGAAACGGCGTGGCCTTGAACGTCAGTGACACGTTCACCCAAGCCGACATCGACGCCGGGTTGATCAGCTACGACCACGACGGCAGCAATACGACCAGCGATTCATTCGATTTCACGGTCGATGACGGCGCCGGAACGACCACCAGCAGCACCTTCAACTGGACGGTGACGGCTGCGAATGACGCCCCGGTGGAAGCGTCGATCGAGGGAACGACGCTGGCTTACACGGAAAACGATGGCGCGGTCGTGATCACGTCGACGTTGGCCTTGAGCGACAGTGACGACACGAACCTGGAATCGGCCATCGTCCAGATCACCGGTAACTATGCCAACGGCCAGGACGTGCTGGCCTTCGTCGACCAAAACGGGATTAGCGGCGTTTGGAATGCGGGTAGCGGGACGCTGACTCTAACGGGGACGGCTACCGTCGCCCAGTATCAGGCGGCGTTGCGGAGTATCACGTACACGAACACCAGCGATAACCCCTCCACCGCGACGCGAACGGTTTCCTTCACTGTCAACGACGGCGACGTGGACTCCAACACACAGACCCGTAACATCTCGATCGCCGCGACCAACGACGACCCGGCCGGAACGGGGCTGCCGAGTGACATCACGGTGACCGAAGACGTCAGCAGCAACGTCGACCTGTCGGCTTTGAACCTGAGCGACGTCGACGCGAACAGCGGCAATCTGACCGTCACGCTGTCGACGTCGACCGGGGGCAACTTGTCAGCCAGCTCCGGCGGCGGAGTCACGGTCGGCGGCAATGGTACGGGCACGTTGACACTGACCGGAACGCTAACCGACCTGAACACATTCCTGGACACGCCGGCCAACGTCCAGTACCTGCACGGCACCCCGCACACCTTCGGCGACGACGCCGATACGATCCAAGTCGTCGTCAACGACGGCGGCAACACGGGCTCTGGCGGCGGAACGGATCAAACGATCGGCACCGTCAACGTCGACATCACCGCCGTCAATGACGAACAGGTCCTGGCGACTAACACGGGTGATACGGTCACCGAGGGTTCCACCGGCAACACCGTGACCACCGCGATGTTGGAAACGACGGACGTCGACAACACCGATTCACAACTCGTTTACACCGTCGACACGGTCCCGACCAACGGAACGCTCTATCGAAACGGCGTGGCCTTGAACGTCAGTGACACGTTCACCCAAGCCGACATCGACGCCGGGTTGATCAGCTACGACCACGACGGCAGCAATACGACCAGCGATTCATTCGACTTCACCGTCGACGACGGCGTGGGAACGACGACCAGCAGCACCTTCAACTGGACGGTGACGGCTTCCAACGCTGCCCCCGTGGCGACCGGAGAATCGTTCACGGTGAATATTGGTGAAACCTTGACCGTCGGTGTGTCGAGTGTGATCTTCAATGACAGTGATGTCGACGGTGATTCATTGGCCATTGTTTTGGTCGCGGCACCGACGAACGGTTCATTCACATTGGATCCAGGCGGGAATTTCACGTACACGCCCAATCCGGGCTTCTTCGGCCAAGATTCGTTCTTATATCAAGTGACCGATGGCACGCTATTGAGCAATGTCGCCGAGGCGGTGCTGGAGGTTCCGCTTGCCCTGTTGGCGACGAGTGGGACCACGGAAACGTCGTCCGAGACCGAGCCTGAACCGGAGCCCGAAACAGAAGACTTCACGGAACCGGAAAGCGATCCGCCTTCGGAGATCGAGTCGCAGGGCGAGGAATCAACGGATCCGTCCGATGCGACCGAAACGACCAGCCCGGCGGGCGACGTCGTGCCGGCGGTCGTGATGGACGGTTCGGGCGATAAGGCTGGCGGGGACGCGAATCGGACTTCGGGTGCAGGCAATGGCGGGGACGACACCGGTCTGCCGAACGAAGTGATGGCCCTTGAGGCCGAGCGACAGTTGTACGGCATCTATGCGGCGTCGGAAGAAGCATCGAGTCTGACGATGGGCTACTCCCCCGAACTGCAACAGCTTGAGCGTCTGCTGCGACAGGATCTGCAACAAGCGATCGTCTGGACACAGTGGGACGAGGCGCCCGAGGACGATGAAAACCAAATGACGGTGATGGTCGGTGCCGCGGGGGCAGGCATGAGTGTGTTTTCGATCGGTTATGTTTTTTGGGCGCTGCGCGGCGGCACGCTGATGACCGTGTTTGCATCCAGCTTACCGGCATGGCGTTTCATCGATCCGATCGCGATGCTGTCCGCCTATCGCAGTTCCAAGCCCGGATTCGACGAGGGGTTGGACGGGCTGATCAAGTAA